The DNA region TTGGCCAGGTAGGGGTTCACCGTGGCGACATGCACCCCTTTGCCCGGGAGGGCATTGAGGTAAGCGGGCATGGTGGCCACCAGGGTCTTGCCTTCGCCGGTCTTCATCTCGGCGATGGCGCCCTTGTGCAGCACGGTCCCGCCGATCACCTGAACGTCGAAGTGGCGCTGGCCGATCGTGCGCTTGGCCGCCTCCCGCACGCAGGCGAACGCCTCGGGCAGGATGTCGTCGAGGGTCAGCTCCTCGTCGTCCTCCAGGCGCTGGCGGAACTCCGCGGTTTTGCCGCGCAGCTCCTCGTCGGAGAGGGCCTCGATCTCGGCTTCCCAGTCATTGACCTTGGTTGCCAGTGCAACGATTTTCTTGAAACGCCGGGCTTCTCCGGCGTGCAGGAGGGGGTCGAGTACGCTCATCGTCGGATACTCATTCTCCGGGTTATGGTCATTGTCGCGGGGTCAAGTATGACCGCAACCAGGCTGGCCCCCGCGCGATCCAGGCGGTCAATCCGGTCGCCTACCCTTCAGGTATCGGCGCCCGGGCGGCCCTACTTGATATCGAGAAGGCGCTCCCGCACGGCGTAGACGACCGCCTCCATGCGGGAGTGGAGGTGCAGCTTCTCCAGGATGTTGCGGACATGGTTCTTCACGGTGTTCTCGGAGATGTAGAGCTCCTTGGCGATGTCCCGGTTGTTGTGGCCCCGGGCCACCAGCTTGAGGACCTGCAGCTCACGCTCGGTGAGGCGGGGGGCGGGCACCCCGGAGCGCTCGTCGGAGCGCTTCACCATCGAGGCGAACTCGTTCAGCAGCTTGGAGGCCATCGAGGGTGAGATCAGCGACTGGCCGGCGTTGACCGCCCGCACCGCATTGGCCACCTCCTCGATGGAGATCTCCTTGAGCAGGTAGCCCGACGCCCCGGCCTTGATCGCCTCGTAGAGGTCCGCTTCCTCATCGGAGATGGTGAGCATCAGGATCTTGGTGTTGGGCAACGTCTC from Actinomycetota bacterium includes:
- a CDS encoding response regulator transcription factor, which codes for MSEEPEEVEDVAALGADPLSEPIRVIIVDDHALFRRGLQMVLEVEKDIEVVGEAGDGTDAVAKAEETVPDVVLMDVRMPKRSGLEATRAIKETLPNTKILMLTISDEEADLYEAIKAGASGYLLKEISIEEVANAVRAVNAGQSLISPSMASKLLNEFASMVKRSDERSGVPAPRLTERELQVLKLVARGHNNRDIAKELYISENTVKNHVRNILEKLHLHSRMEAVVYAVRERLLDIK